In a single window of the Pseudomonas entomophila genome:
- the tpiA gene encoding triose-phosphate isomerase: protein MRRPMVAGNWKMHGTRASVVELTQGLGNLSLPSGVEVAVFPPSLFITQVIDGLEGKGINVGAQNSAVQPEQGALTGEVAPSQLAEVGCRYVLIGHSERRQIIGETDEVLNQKFAAAQQSGLTPVLCIGETLAEREAGETLEVVGRQLSSVIDVFGIKAFANAVIAYEPVWAIGTGLTASPQQAQDVHAAIRKQLAAMDAEVAGNMRLLYGGSVKAANAAELFGMPDIDGGLIGGASLNADEFGAICRAAGN from the coding sequence ATGCGTCGCCCCATGGTAGCTGGTAACTGGAAGATGCACGGTACCCGCGCCAGCGTCGTAGAGCTGACTCAGGGCTTGGGCAATTTGTCCTTGCCCAGCGGTGTGGAAGTCGCGGTGTTTCCGCCTTCGCTGTTTATCACTCAAGTGATTGACGGGCTGGAAGGTAAAGGGATCAACGTAGGCGCACAGAATTCTGCTGTACAGCCTGAACAAGGCGCGCTGACCGGCGAAGTTGCACCGAGTCAGTTGGCTGAAGTAGGTTGCAGGTATGTCTTGATCGGCCACTCCGAACGGCGCCAGATTATTGGTGAAACTGACGAAGTGCTGAATCAGAAGTTTGCAGCGGCTCAGCAAAGTGGTTTGACGCCGGTGCTCTGTATAGGGGAAACTCTCGCAGAGCGCGAGGCAGGCGAGACGCTCGAAGTTGTAGGGCGTCAACTAAGCAGTGTTATCGATGTGTTCGGTATCAAGGCTTTTGCCAATGCAGTAATTGCCTATGAGCCTGTTTGGGCCATCGGTACTGGTTTGACGGCCTCGCCACAGCAAGCCCAGGATGTGCATGCAGCCATCCGTAAGCAGTTGGCGGCGATGGACGCCGAAGTCGCAGGAAATATGCGGCTTCTCTACGGCGGCAGCGTGAAGGCGGCCAATGCGGCTGAACTGTTCGGCATGCCGGATATCGATGGGGGGCTCATTGGTGGAGCGTCCCTGAACGCAGACGAATTCGGTGCAATTTGTCGCGCCGCAGGAAACTGA
- the ftsH gene encoding ATP-dependent zinc metalloprotease FtsH, with protein MAKNLILWLIIAAVLVTVMNNFSSPNEPQTLNYSDFIQQVKDGKVERVTVDGYIITGKRTDGDNFKTVRPAITDNGLIGDLVDNHVTVEGKQPEQQSIWTQLLVASFPILVIIAVFMFFMRQMQGGAGGKGGPMSFGKSKARLLSEDQVKTTLADVAGCDEAKEEVGELVEFLRDPGKFQRLGGRIPRGVLMVGPPGTGKTLLAKAIAGEAKVPFFTISGSDFVEMFVGVGASRVRDMFEQAKKHAPCIIFIDEIDAVGRHRGAGMGGGHDEREQTLNQLLVEMDGFEMNDGIIVIAATNRPDVLDPALLRPGRFDRQVVVGLPDIRGREQILKVHMRKVPVGENVNAAVIARGTPGFSGADLANLVNEASLFAARASKRLVEMKEFELAKDKIMMGAERKTMVMSEKEKQNTAYHEAGHAIVGRVVPEHDPVYKVSIIPRGRALGVTMFLPEEDRYSLSKRALISQICSLYGGRIAEEMTLGFDGVTTGASNDIMRASQIARNMVTKWGLSEKLGPLMYAEEEGEVFLGRSAGSQHASVSGETAKLIDSEVRSIIDQCYATAKQILTENRDKLDAMAEALMKYETIDADQIDDIMAGRTPREPRDWDNDAGTSGNQASQGDRPESPIGGPAAQH; from the coding sequence ATGGCAAAGAATCTGATCCTCTGGTTGATCATCGCCGCCGTCCTGGTGACGGTGATGAACAACTTCTCCAGCCCTAACGAGCCGCAGACCCTCAACTATTCCGACTTTATCCAGCAGGTCAAGGATGGCAAGGTCGAGCGCGTGACCGTCGACGGCTACATCATTACCGGCAAGCGCACCGACGGCGACAATTTCAAGACCGTACGTCCGGCCATCACTGACAATGGTCTGATCGGCGACCTGGTCGACAACCACGTCACTGTCGAGGGCAAGCAGCCTGAGCAGCAGAGCATCTGGACTCAACTGCTGGTGGCTAGCTTCCCGATCCTTGTGATCATCGCCGTGTTCATGTTCTTCATGCGTCAGATGCAAGGCGGCGCTGGCGGCAAGGGCGGCCCGATGAGCTTCGGCAAGAGCAAGGCGCGCCTGCTGTCCGAGGACCAGGTCAAGACCACCCTGGCTGACGTTGCTGGTTGCGACGAAGCCAAGGAAGAGGTCGGCGAGCTGGTCGAGTTCCTGCGTGACCCAGGCAAGTTCCAGCGCCTGGGTGGTCGCATTCCGCGCGGCGTGCTGATGGTCGGCCCGCCCGGTACCGGTAAAACGCTGCTGGCCAAAGCCATTGCTGGTGAAGCCAAGGTGCCGTTCTTCACCATTTCCGGTTCGGACTTCGTCGAGATGTTCGTCGGCGTGGGCGCCAGCCGTGTGCGTGACATGTTCGAGCAGGCCAAGAAGCACGCCCCCTGCATCATTTTCATCGACGAGATCGATGCCGTGGGTCGCCACCGTGGCGCCGGCATGGGCGGTGGTCACGATGAGCGCGAACAGACGCTGAACCAGTTGCTGGTCGAGATGGATGGTTTCGAGATGAATGACGGCATCATCGTCATCGCTGCCACCAACCGTCCTGACGTGCTCGATCCTGCGCTGCTGCGTCCTGGTCGCTTCGACCGCCAGGTGGTGGTCGGTTTGCCAGACATTCGCGGTCGCGAGCAGATTCTCAAGGTGCACATGCGCAAGGTTCCGGTCGGTGAGAACGTTAATGCTGCGGTCATTGCCCGTGGTACGCCAGGCTTCTCCGGTGCTGACCTGGCCAACCTGGTAAACGAGGCGTCGCTGTTCGCCGCCCGCGCCAGCAAGCGCTTGGTCGAGATGAAGGAGTTCGAGCTGGCCAAGGACAAGATCATGATGGGTGCCGAGCGCAAGACCATGGTCATGTCTGAGAAGGAAAAGCAGAACACCGCGTATCACGAAGCCGGCCACGCCATCGTTGGTCGTGTGGTGCCCGAGCATGACCCGGTGTACAAGGTCTCGATCATTCCGCGTGGCCGAGCCCTGGGTGTGACCATGTTCCTGCCCGAAGAAGATCGCTACAGCCTCTCCAAGCGAGCGCTGATCAGCCAGATCTGCTCGCTGTATGGTGGTCGTATCGCCGAGGAAATGACCTTGGGCTTCGACGGTGTTACCACCGGCGCTTCCAACGACATCATGCGTGCCAGCCAGATTGCTCGGAACATGGTCACCAAGTGGGGGCTTTCCGAAAAGCTCGGCCCGCTGATGTACGCTGAAGAAGAAGGCGAGGTGTTCCTCGGTCGCAGCGCGGGCAGCCAGCACGCCAGCGTTTCGGGTGAGACCGCCAAGCTGATCGATTCGGAAGTGCGCAGTATCATTGACCAGTGCTATGCCACGGCCAAGCAGATCCTGACTGAAAACCGCGACAAGCTCGACGCCATGGCCGAGGCCCTGATGAAGTACGAAACCATCGATGCCGACCAGATCGACGACATCATGGCGGGCCGCACGCCACGCGAGCCGCGAGACTGGGACAACGATGCCGGCACTTCCGGCAACCAGGCCTCCCAGGGTGACCGTCCGGAATCGCCGATCGGCGGCCCAGCGGCTCAACACTAA
- the yhbY gene encoding ribosome assembly RNA-binding protein YhbY, whose protein sequence is MPLNNEQKKQYKSIGHDLKPVLIVAGNGLNEGVIAELERALVDHELIKVEIRSEDREERAETIAELCKAGRAELVQTIGKKALIYRKNPQPNKQLSNIHRYK, encoded by the coding sequence ATGCCGCTCAATAACGAGCAGAAGAAGCAGTACAAGTCCATTGGTCATGACCTGAAGCCGGTCCTGATCGTTGCTGGCAACGGTTTGAATGAAGGCGTGATCGCCGAACTGGAACGCGCACTGGTCGACCACGAGCTGATCAAGGTCGAAATTCGCTCGGAAGATCGCGAAGAACGCGCCGAGACTATCGCCGAACTGTGCAAGGCCGGCCGCGCCGAGCTGGTACAGACCATCGGCAAGAAGGCGCTGATCTACCGCAAGAACCCGCAGCCGAACAAGCAGCTGTCAAACATCCACCGTTACAAGTGA
- the infB gene encoding translation initiation factor IF-2, producing MTQVTVKELAQEVEAPVERLLQQMREAGLPHTDAGQVVTDNEKQTLLTHLKSSHKSKAEEPRKITLQRKTTSTLRVAGSKSISVEVRKKKVFVQRSPEEIQAEQKREQEERRAAENAAREKADAEARQRNEEQARRQTAEAPAAAPVAKADPAPAVAAAAAPAVAEAPVSEDAAARAAERKKDEARRNESRTRDDDRRGGGVAGERRGEAPRVSIKVKVKEKEKAPTPRAAPRTTDEESDGFRRGRGGKGKPKKRNQHGFQNPTGPVIRDVTIGETITVSDLAQQMSVKGAEVVKFMFKLGTPVTINQVLDQETAQLVAEELGHKVTLVSDTALEDSLAESLKFEGVSESRAPVVTVMGHVDHGKTSLLDYIRRAKVAAGEAGGITQHIGAYHVETDRGMVTFLDTPGHAAFTQMRARGAKATDIVILVVAADDGVMPQTREAVQHAKAAGVPLVVAVNKIDKPGADLDRIRNELAVEGVTSEDWGGDTPFVKVSAKMGTGVDELLEAVLLQAEILELKATPTAPGRGVVVESRLDKGRGPVATILVQDGTLRQGDMVLVGSNYGRVRAMLDENGKPVKEAGPSIPVEILGLDGTPDAGDEMSVVADEKKAREVALFRQGKYREVKLARAHAGKLENIFETMGQEEKKTLNIVLKTDVRGSLEALQGSLSSLGNDEVQVRVIGGGVGGITESDANLALASNAVLFGFNVRADAGARKIVEQEGLDMRYYNVIYDIIEDVKKALTGMLGSDVRENILGVAEVRDVFRSPKFGAIAGCMVIEGTVYRNRPIRVLREDVVIFEGELESLRRFKDDASEVRNGMECGIGVKSYNDVKVGDKIEVFEKVQVARTL from the coding sequence ATGACGCAAGTCACGGTGAAAGAACTGGCCCAAGAGGTCGAGGCACCGGTAGAGCGCCTGCTGCAGCAGATGCGTGAGGCAGGTCTGCCGCACACCGACGCCGGTCAGGTAGTGACCGACAATGAGAAGCAGACGCTGCTGACTCATTTGAAAAGCAGCCACAAGAGCAAGGCGGAAGAGCCGCGCAAGATCACCTTGCAGCGCAAGACCACCAGCACTCTGCGTGTCGCCGGTAGCAAGAGCATCAGCGTAGAAGTACGCAAGAAGAAAGTGTTCGTGCAGCGCAGCCCGGAAGAGATTCAGGCCGAGCAGAAGCGCGAGCAGGAAGAGCGCCGCGCCGCTGAGAACGCTGCGCGCGAGAAGGCTGACGCCGAAGCTCGCCAGCGCAACGAAGAGCAAGCCCGTCGTCAGACGGCTGAAGCCCCTGCGGCCGCTCCTGTGGCCAAGGCAGATCCAGCTCCGGCTGTCGCCGCGGCTGCAGCGCCTGCAGTGGCCGAAGCGCCGGTGTCCGAAGACGCCGCCGCCCGTGCCGCCGAGCGCAAGAAGGACGAAGCCCGCCGCAATGAAAGCCGCACCCGTGACGATGATCGTCGTGGCGGTGGTGTTGCCGGCGAGCGCCGTGGCGAAGCGCCGCGTGTGTCCATCAAGGTCAAGGTCAAGGAGAAGGAAAAGGCTCCGACTCCGCGTGCCGCGCCACGCACCACCGACGAAGAGAGCGATGGTTTCCGTCGCGGTCGCGGTGGCAAGGGCAAGCCGAAGAAGCGCAACCAGCACGGCTTCCAGAACCCGACCGGTCCAGTCATCCGTGACGTGACCATCGGCGAGACCATCACCGTTTCGGACCTGGCGCAGCAGATGTCGGTCAAAGGCGCTGAAGTCGTCAAGTTCATGTTCAAGCTGGGTACCCCGGTCACCATCAACCAGGTGCTCGACCAGGAAACCGCTCAGCTGGTCGCCGAAGAACTGGGCCACAAGGTCACCCTGGTCAGCGACACCGCCCTGGAAGATTCCCTGGCCGAATCGCTGAAGTTCGAAGGTGTCAGCGAGTCTCGCGCACCGGTCGTGACCGTCATGGGCCACGTCGACCACGGCAAGACTTCGCTGCTCGACTATATCCGTCGTGCCAAGGTTGCCGCTGGCGAAGCCGGTGGTATCACCCAGCACATCGGCGCCTACCACGTGGAAACCGACCGCGGCATGGTCACCTTCCTCGACACCCCGGGCCACGCAGCGTTCACGCAAATGCGCGCCCGTGGTGCCAAGGCGACCGACATCGTCATCCTGGTGGTGGCGGCGGACGACGGCGTGATGCCGCAGACCCGCGAAGCCGTCCAGCACGCGAAAGCCGCTGGTGTACCGCTGGTTGTCGCCGTGAACAAGATCGACAAGCCGGGTGCCGACCTCGATCGCATCCGTAACGAGCTGGCCGTCGAAGGCGTGACCTCCGAGGACTGGGGTGGTGACACGCCGTTCGTCAAGGTTTCGGCGAAGATGGGTACTGGTGTCGACGAGCTGCTCGAAGCCGTCCTGCTGCAGGCCGAGATCCTCGAACTCAAGGCCACCCCGACCGCACCTGGTCGCGGTGTCGTGGTCGAGTCGCGCCTGGACAAGGGCCGTGGCCCGGTGGCCACCATCCTGGTTCAGGACGGTACCCTGCGTCAGGGCGACATGGTCCTGGTCGGTTCCAACTATGGCCGCGTGCGTGCCATGCTCGACGAGAACGGCAAGCCTGTGAAGGAAGCCGGCCCGTCGATTCCGGTCGAGATCCTCGGCCTGGACGGCACCCCGGACGCGGGTGACGAGATGTCCGTGGTCGCCGACGAGAAAAAGGCCCGTGAAGTTGCCCTGTTCCGTCAAGGCAAGTACCGCGAGGTCAAGCTGGCCCGTGCTCACGCCGGCAAGCTGGAAAACATCTTCGAGACCATGGGTCAGGAAGAGAAGAAGACGCTCAACATCGTCCTCAAGACCGATGTGCGTGGTTCGCTCGAAGCGCTGCAGGGTTCGCTCAGCAGCCTGGGCAACGACGAAGTCCAGGTGCGCGTGATTGGTGGCGGCGTCGGTGGTATCACCGAGAGCGACGCCAACCTGGCGCTGGCTTCGAACGCGGTGCTGTTCGGCTTCAACGTGCGTGCCGATGCCGGCGCGCGCAAGATCGTCGAGCAGGAAGGTCTGGACATGCGTTACTACAACGTGATCTACGACATCATCGAAGACGTCAAGAAAGCGTTGACCGGCATGCTCGGCAGCGATGTTCGCGAGAACATCCTGGGTGTGGCCGAAGTGCGTGACGTGTTCCGTTCGCCGAAGTTCGGCGCCATCGCTGGCTGTATGGTCATCGAGGGTACCGTGTACCGCAACCGTCCGATCCGCGTACTGCGCGAGGACGTGGTGATCTTCGAAGGCGAACTGGAATCGCTGCGTCGCTTCAAGGACGATGCCTCCGAAGTGCGTAACGGCATGGAGTGCGGTATTGGCGTCAAGAGCTACAACGACGTCAAGGTCGGCGACAAGATCGAAGTCTTCGAGAAAGTCCAGGTGGCTCGTACCCTGTAA
- the rlmE gene encoding 23S rRNA (uridine(2552)-2'-O)-methyltransferase RlmE, with translation MVQRSKSSANWLREHFNDPFVKQAQKDGYRSRASYKLLEIQEKDKLIRPGMSVIDLGAAPGGWSQVTSRLIGGQGRLIASDILEMDSIPDVTFIQGDFTQDEVLQQILQAVGDSHVDLVISDMAPNMSGTPAVDMPRAMFLCELALDLATRVLKPGGDFLIKIFQGEGFDMYLKDVRSKFDKVQMRKPSSSRDRSREQYLLGKGFKGA, from the coding sequence GTGGTACAACGTTCCAAAAGCAGCGCAAACTGGCTGCGAGAACATTTCAACGATCCTTTCGTCAAGCAGGCGCAGAAGGATGGCTATCGCTCGCGCGCGAGCTACAAGCTGCTGGAGATCCAGGAAAAGGACAAGCTGATCCGTCCTGGCATGAGTGTGATCGACCTAGGGGCCGCGCCCGGTGGCTGGTCGCAGGTGACCAGTCGTCTGATCGGTGGTCAGGGGCGGCTGATCGCATCGGACATCCTGGAAATGGACTCGATTCCGGATGTTACCTTCATTCAGGGGGACTTCACCCAGGACGAAGTGCTCCAGCAGATCCTGCAGGCGGTCGGTGATTCGCATGTAGACCTTGTGATTTCCGACATGGCTCCCAATATGAGTGGTACGCCCGCGGTGGACATGCCGCGCGCCATGTTCCTCTGTGAGCTGGCCCTGGATTTGGCAACCCGCGTGCTCAAGCCTGGCGGCGATTTCCTGATCAAGATTTTCCAGGGCGAAGGTTTCGACATGTACCTGAAGGACGTGCGCAGCAAGTTCGACAAGGTGCAGATGCGCAAGCCGTCGTCCTCGCGGGACCGTTCCCGTGAACAGTACCTGTTGGGCAAAGGGTTCAAGGGCGCGTGA
- the secG gene encoding preprotein translocase subunit SecG produces MLETVVVVFHLLAALALVVMVLLQQGKGAEAGASFGAGASNTVFGSQGSATFLSKVTAILAATFFLTALGLGYFAKQQAHQLTQAGLPDPAVLEVKEQKPAVNDDVPVLQQQKSETTNSGDVPPPAKEQQ; encoded by the coding sequence ATGCTGGAAACAGTCGTAGTTGTTTTTCATCTGTTAGCAGCGTTGGCACTGGTTGTAATGGTGTTGCTGCAACAGGGTAAAGGTGCGGAAGCAGGTGCATCTTTCGGCGCAGGTGCTTCAAATACTGTGTTCGGAAGCCAAGGTTCCGCTACCTTTTTGAGTAAAGTTACTGCTATACTTGCCGCCACTTTCTTTTTGACTGCACTTGGGTTAGGATACTTCGCCAAGCAGCAAGCTCACCAGCTGACTCAAGCTGGTCTGCCAGATCCAGCAGTGCTGGAAGTCAAAGAGCAAAAGCCGGCAGTCAATGATGATGTACCGGTGCTCCAGCAGCAGAAGAGTGAAACCACCAACTCCGGTGACGTACCTCCTCCAGCGAAAGAGCAGCAGTAA
- the folP gene encoding dihydropteroate synthase, giving the protein MTSQQYPTRLPCGNRVLDLSRTHVMGILNITPDSFSDGGRFSQRDEALRHADAMVAAGATLIDVGGESTRPGARAVSPTEELERVAPIVEAINARLDVIISVDTSTPSVMRESARLGAGLINDVRALERDGALDAAADTGLPVCLMHMRGEPGNMQDNPHYENVTADVGRYLEQRMAACAAAGIGAERIILDPGFGFAKTLEHNLSLFKHMEALCRLGRPLLVGVSRKSMIGLTLDRPVDERLYGSLALAALAMTKGARILRVHDVAETVDVVRMIAAVQGAE; this is encoded by the coding sequence ATGACCTCACAGCAGTACCCGACCCGGTTGCCTTGCGGCAACCGGGTTCTTGATTTGTCCCGTACCCATGTCATGGGTATCCTCAATATCACCCCTGATTCCTTCTCCGACGGTGGGCGCTTCAGTCAGCGCGACGAGGCGTTGCGCCATGCCGATGCGATGGTGGCGGCCGGTGCAACATTGATCGATGTCGGGGGAGAGTCCACTCGTCCTGGTGCTCGGGCCGTTTCACCCACGGAAGAACTGGAGCGAGTCGCGCCCATCGTCGAGGCCATAAATGCTCGGCTGGACGTAATCATTTCCGTCGACACCTCGACACCTTCTGTCATGCGCGAATCAGCCCGTCTCGGCGCTGGCCTGATTAATGACGTGCGTGCCCTGGAACGTGACGGCGCCCTTGACGCTGCGGCTGACACCGGCCTGCCCGTTTGCCTGATGCACATGCGCGGGGAGCCGGGTAACATGCAGGACAACCCGCATTACGAAAACGTGACCGCCGATGTGGGGCGCTACCTCGAGCAGCGTATGGCCGCCTGCGCGGCGGCGGGCATCGGCGCTGAACGCATCATCCTCGATCCGGGTTTCGGTTTTGCCAAGACGCTTGAGCACAACCTCAGTCTGTTCAAGCACATGGAGGCGCTATGCCGCCTCGGGCGCCCGCTATTGGTAGGGGTGTCGCGCAAGAGCATGATCGGCCTCACGTTGGATCGGCCAGTGGACGAGCGGCTTTACGGCAGCCTCGCACTGGCGGCCTTGGCGATGACCAAGGGCGCGAGGATCCTGCGTGTGCACGATGTGGCCGAAACCGTCGATGTGGTGCGTATGATCGCCGCCGTGCAGGGCGCCGAATAA
- the rimP gene encoding ribosome maturation factor RimP, whose translation MSSKLEQLQALLAPVVEGLGYQCWGIEYVSQGKHSVLRIYIDKEGGILVDDCEAVSRQASAILDVEDPISSEYTLEVSSPGMDRPLFTLEQFASHAGEQVKIKLRTPFEGRRNFQGLLRGVEEQDVVVQVDNHEFLLPIDSIDKANIIPSFD comes from the coding sequence GTGTCGAGCAAGCTAGAACAGTTGCAGGCCTTGTTGGCCCCGGTTGTCGAGGGTCTGGGCTACCAATGCTGGGGGATCGAATACGTCTCCCAGGGCAAACATTCGGTACTGCGTATCTATATCGACAAGGAAGGCGGCATTCTGGTGGACGACTGCGAAGCTGTCAGCCGTCAGGCCAGCGCCATCCTCGATGTGGAAGATCCGATCAGCTCTGAATATACCCTCGAGGTGTCCTCTCCAGGCATGGATCGCCCGCTGTTCACCCTTGAACAGTTTGCTTCGCATGCCGGCGAGCAGGTGAAGATCAAGCTGCGTACGCCCTTCGAAGGTCGTCGTAACTTCCAGGGCCTTCTCCGTGGTGTGGAGGAGCAGGATGTGGTGGTCCAGGTGGACAATCACGAGTTCCTGTTGCCGATCGACTCGATCGACAAGGCCAATATTATTCCCAGTTTTGACTGA
- the glmM gene encoding phosphoglucosamine mutase, which yields MSRKYFGTDGIRGRVGQFPITPDFMLKLGWAAGMAFRKQGHCRVLVGKDTRISGYMFESALEAGLSAAGADVMLLGPMPTPAIAYLTRTFHAEAGIVISASHNPHDDNGIKFFSGSGTKLPDEVELMIEELLDQPMTVVESGKLGKVSRINDAAGRYIEFCKSSVPTSTSFEGLKIVVDCAHGATYKVAPSVFRELGAEVTVLHAAPDGLNINENCGSTHIESLQAAVLVGHADLGIAFDGDGDRVLMVDHTGAIVDGDELLYIIGRDLHDRGKLQGGVVGTLMSNLGLELAFKELDIPFVRAKVGDRYVMAELLEREWLLGGENSGHVVCCSHTTTGDAIIAALQVLMALKRKGETLAQARQGVRKCPQVLINVRFEAGKSDPLKNPLVKEASDKATEAMAGRGRVLLRKSGTEPLVRVMVEGDDENQVRGHAETLAKLVAEVCA from the coding sequence ATGAGCAGAAAATACTTTGGTACCGATGGTATCCGTGGCCGCGTTGGCCAGTTCCCGATCACCCCGGACTTCATGCTGAAACTGGGTTGGGCGGCGGGCATGGCCTTCCGCAAGCAGGGGCATTGCCGTGTGTTGGTGGGCAAGGACACTCGGATTTCCGGTTACATGTTCGAGTCCGCGCTTGAGGCCGGGCTGTCCGCAGCCGGTGCCGACGTCATGCTGCTTGGGCCGATGCCCACGCCGGCCATTGCCTACCTGACCCGTACCTTCCATGCCGAAGCCGGGATCGTCATCAGTGCCTCGCACAATCCGCATGACGACAACGGCATCAAGTTCTTCTCGGGCAGTGGTACTAAGCTACCCGATGAAGTCGAGCTGATGATCGAGGAGCTGCTCGATCAGCCGATGACGGTCGTCGAGTCCGGCAAGCTGGGCAAGGTGTCGCGAATCAACGATGCCGCAGGTCGTTACATCGAGTTTTGCAAGAGCAGCGTGCCGACCAGTACCAGCTTCGAAGGGCTCAAGATCGTCGTGGATTGCGCCCACGGCGCCACCTACAAGGTTGCGCCGAGCGTGTTTCGTGAGCTGGGAGCCGAGGTGACGGTGCTGCACGCAGCGCCTGATGGCCTCAACATCAATGAGAATTGCGGCTCGACCCATATCGAGTCGCTGCAAGCCGCGGTGCTGGTGGGGCATGCCGACCTGGGTATTGCTTTCGATGGCGACGGTGACCGGGTACTGATGGTCGACCATACCGGTGCCATCGTCGACGGTGACGAGTTGCTGTACATCATCGGTCGTGACCTGCATGACCGCGGCAAGCTGCAAGGGGGGGTGGTCGGCACGCTCATGAGTAACTTGGGCCTGGAGCTGGCCTTCAAGGAGCTGGACATCCCGTTCGTGCGGGCCAAGGTCGGCGACCGTTATGTCATGGCTGAGTTGCTCGAGCGCGAGTGGCTGCTGGGTGGCGAGAACTCCGGGCATGTCGTGTGCTGCAGCCACACCACTACCGGCGATGCCATCATTGCTGCGCTGCAGGTGCTGATGGCCCTCAAGCGTAAAGGCGAAACCCTTGCCCAGGCGCGTCAAGGCGTGCGCAAGTGCCCGCAGGTATTGATCAACGTGCGCTTTGAAGCGGGTAAGAGTGACCCGTTGAAAAACCCGCTGGTGAAAGAGGCCAGCGACAAGGCAACCGAGGCCATGGCTGGGCGCGGGCGGGTGCTGCTGCGCAAGTCCGGCACCGAACCGCTGGTGCGTGTGATGGTCGAAGGCGACGATGAAAACCAGGTGCGTGGCCATGCCGAAACCTTGGCGAAACTCGTTGCTGAAGTTTGTGCCTGA
- the nusA gene encoding transcription termination factor NusA codes for MSKEVLLVVESVSNEKGVPPGVIFEALEVALATATKKRFEDEVDLRVEINRHTGSYETFRRWTVVDENDLDDPAIETWLSKIQDTHPDAKIGDVIEEKIESIEFGRIAAQTAKQVIVQKVREAERAQVVDAYRERVGEIISGTVKKVTRDNVIVDLGNNAEALLAREDIIPRETFRVGVRLRALLKEIRTENRGPQLVLSRTAPQMLIELFRIEVPEIAEGLIEVMAASRDPGSRAKIAVRSKDKRIDPQGACIGMRGSRVQAVSGELGGERVDIVLWDENPAQFVINAMSPAEVAAIIVDEDAHAMDIAVAEDNLAQAIGRGGQNVRLASQLTAWTLNVMTEKDIQAKQQAETGDILRNFIDELEVDEELAQVLVDEGFTSLEEIAYVPLEEMLNIDGFDEDIVNELRARAKDRLLTKAIATEEKLADAHPADDLLSLEGMDKDLAAELAVRGVVNREDLAEQSIDDLLDIDGIDEERAGKLIMAARAHWFE; via the coding sequence ATGAGCAAAGAAGTACTGCTGGTTGTTGAATCGGTATCCAACGAAAAGGGTGTACCACCCGGCGTCATTTTCGAAGCGCTGGAAGTGGCCCTGGCCACTGCAACCAAAAAACGTTTTGAGGACGAAGTCGACCTGCGTGTGGAAATCAACCGCCACACGGGTAGCTACGAGACCTTCCGTCGCTGGACCGTGGTCGACGAGAACGACCTGGACGATCCGGCCATCGAGACCTGGCTGAGCAAGATCCAGGACACGCACCCGGACGCCAAGATCGGTGACGTGATCGAAGAGAAGATCGAGTCGATCGAGTTCGGCCGCATCGCCGCTCAGACCGCCAAGCAGGTCATCGTGCAGAAGGTTCGCGAGGCTGAGCGCGCGCAAGTCGTCGACGCCTACCGTGAACGCGTGGGCGAGATCATCTCCGGTACCGTGAAGAAGGTCACCCGCGACAACGTCATCGTCGACCTTGGCAACAACGCCGAGGCGCTGTTGGCGCGTGAAGACATCATCCCCCGTGAGACCTTCCGGGTCGGCGTGCGCCTGCGTGCGCTGCTCAAGGAAATCCGCACCGAGAACCGCGGTCCGCAGTTGGTCCTGTCGCGCACCGCGCCGCAGATGCTGATCGAGCTGTTCCGCATCGAAGTGCCGGAAATCGCCGAAGGCCTCATCGAAGTCATGGCCGCCTCCCGTGATCCGGGATCGCGTGCCAAGATCGCCGTCCGCTCCAAGGACAAGCGCATCGACCCGCAAGGCGCCTGCATCGGCATGCGTGGTTCGCGCGTCCAGGCCGTATCCGGCGAGCTGGGTGGCGAGCGTGTGGATATCGTCCTTTGGGACGAGAACCCGGCGCAGTTCGTCATCAACGCCATGTCGCCAGCAGAGGTTGCTGCGATCATCGTTGATGAGGACGCCCATGCGATGGATATCGCGGTGGCCGAGGATAACCTGGCCCAGGCCATCGGACGTGGCGGCCAGAACGTCCGTCTGGCCAGCCAGCTGACTGCCTGGACCCTGAACGTGATGACCGAGAAGGACATCCAGGCCAAGCAACAAGCGGAAACCGGCGACATCCTGCGTAATTTCATCGATGAACTGGAAGTCGACGAAGAGCTGGCACAGGTGCTGGTCGACGAAGGCTTCACCAGCCTCGAAGAAATTGCCTACGTACCGTTGGAAGAAATGCTCAACATCGATGGCTTTGACGAGGACATCGTCAATGAGCTGCGTGCTCGTGCCAAGGACCGTTTGTTGACCAAGGCCATCGCTACCGAAGAAAAACTGGCAGACGCCCATCCGGCCGACGACCTGCTCTCCCTCGAGGGCATGGACAAGGACCTGGCGGCCGAACTGGCGGTGCGCGGCGTGGTTAACCGCGAAGACCTGGCCGAGCAGTCGATTGACGATCTGCTCGACATCGACGGCATCGACGAAGAGCGTGCCGGCAAGTTGATCATGGCCGCCCGAGCCCACTGGTTCGAGTAA